The DNA region GCCTGCTGATCGCCGACGACCAGCCGGACGTCCGCGAGGCGCTTTGTCTGCTGCTCAAGTCGGAAGGCTTCGAGACCGAGACGGCGGCGTCCCCGGAAGGGGTTCTCGAAGCCGTCCGCACTCGCGACCTCGACGCCGCCCTGATCGACCTGAACTACGCCCGCGACACCACCTCGGGCAAAGAGGGACTGCAGCTCCTCGACCGCTGCCGGGCCCTCGATCCGACCTTGCCGGTGCTGGTGATGACCGCCTGGCCGAGCGTCGAGGTGGTGGTCGAGGCGATGCGCCGGGGAGCCCGCGACTTCGTCGAGAAGCCGTGGGAGAACGCCCGTCTGTTGACCATCGTGCGCACCCAGGTGGAGCTCGGCCGAGCGCTGCGCCGCGGACGCCTGCTGGAGGAAGAGAATCGCCGGCTGCGCGGCGACGGGGCCCCCACCCTGATCGCGACGTCGCCGGCGATGGCGCCGGTGCTCGAGCTCATCGAGCGCGTCGGACCTTCCGACGCCAGCGTGCTGATCACCGGCGAGAACGGCACCGGCAAGGGTCTCGTCGCCCGCGCCCTCCACGCCGTTTCGGAGCGCAGCGACCAACCGATGGTGACGGTCAATACCGGCGGCCTGTCCGACTCCCTGTTCGAGAGCGAGCTCTTCGGCCACGTGCGCGGCGCCTTCACGGACGCGCGCAGCGATCGCGTCGGACGCTTCGAGCTCGCCGACGGCGGCACCCTGTTCCTCGACGAGATCGCCAATATCTCGCTGCCCCAGCAAGCCTCGCTGCTGCGCGTCCTGGAGAGCGGCGAGCTCGAACGGCTGGGGTCCTCTCGCACCCGCCGGGTCGACGCCCGCATCGTCGCCGCCACCAATGCCGACCTCGCCGCCGAGGTCACTGCCGGCCGCTTCCGCCAGGACCTGCTGTTTCGCTTGCGCACGGTGGAGATCGCGCTACCGCCCCTGCGGCATCGGCGCGAGGACATCCCGGCCCTGGCCCAACACTTCCTCGAACGCCACCGGCAGCGCTATCGCAAGCCCCTCGAAGGATTCCGGCCGGCGGCCCTCGAAGCCCTGGTGGCGCATCCCTGGCCAGGCAACGTGCGCGAGCTCGACCACGCCGTCGAACGGGCCGTCCTGATGGCCCGGCAGGCGAAGATCGAGAATGGTGATCTCGGCCTCGCCGAAACCAGCGGCCAGCCCGACTACCAGGCGATGACCCTGGACGAGGTCGAAAAGGCGCTCATCCGATCGGCCCTGCAACGCTTCGACGGCAACGTCGCGCGCGCCGCGCGACTGCTAGGCTTGAGTCGCAGCGCCCTCTACCGCCGCCTCGAAAAGCACCAGCTCTGACGCGGCACCGGCAGGCAGGCCATGGCCCGCAGCTTCGACGACCGCATCCTGATCTCGTCCCTGACCGTCGCCCTGCCGACGTTGCTGGCGGCCACCGTGCTGCTCTGGCTGTCGCCGGCCCCCTGGTGGCTGCGCGGCCTGATCCTCGCCGGCCTCACCCTCATTAGCGTCGCCGCCGCCCGGGCGCACCGCCGGCGGGTCACCTTCCCGATCTACACCCTGGCCAACGTCCTCGAGGCCCTGCGCGAAGGGGACTACTCGATTCGCGCCCGCCGCGGCGAGCCCACCGCCGCCCTCGGCGACGCCCTCGGACAGGCCCTCGGGGAGGCCAACCTCCTGGCCACCCGCCTGCAAGAGGAACGCCGCACCGCCCTCGAAGCCACCGCCCTGCTGCGGCGCGTCATGGAAGAGATCGAAGTCGCCGTCTTCGCCCTCGACGACGACGATCGGCTGCGCCTCGCCAACCGCGCCGGGGAGCGCCTGCTCGGCCGCTCCCTCGACCAGCTCGCCGGAGCCTCGGCCCACGACATCGGTCTCGGCCCCTGCCTCGGTGCCGATCCGCTTCGTCCCGTCGCCGCCTCCTTCCCGGGTGGCGAAGGGCGCTGGGAGGTGCGCCAGCGCAGCTTCCGGCAGGAGGGCAAACCGCTTCGCCTGCTGGTGATCAGCGATCTCTCGCGGCCCCTGCGGGAGGAAGAGCGCCAGGCCTGGAAGCGCCTCATCCGCGTCCTCGGTCACGAGCTCAACAACTCGCTGGCGCCGATCAAGTCGATGGCCGGGTCCCTCGGCACCCTCCTCGACCGCAATCCGCGGCCCAGCGACTGGCAGACGGACATGCGGCGCGGACTCGATCGCATCGAGGCACGCGCCGAGTCTTTGAGCCGCTTCATGTCCGCCTATGCGCGCCTTGCCCGCTTGCCTCCCCCCAATCTCGAGGAGATCGACCTCGGTCAGCGGGTGCGACGCCTCGCCAGCCTCGAAGGCCGGCGCCAGATCACCGTTTCGGCGGGGCCCGAGGTGCGCCTGCGGGCCGACGGTGCTCAGCTCGAGCAGGCGTTGCTCAATCTGCTCGCCAACGCCGTCGAAGCGGCCGAGACCACCGGCGGTGCGGTCACCATCGGCTGGCAGCGGGCGGGCGACTGGGCCGAGGTGGTGGTCGAGGACGAGGGGCCTGGCCTGTCGAACCCGGAAAATCTGTTCGTGCCCTTCTACACCACCAAACCGGAGGGCAGCGGCATCGGACTGGTGCTCAGCCGGCAGATCGCCGAAGGTCACGGCGGCAGCCTCACCTTGAGCGATCGCCACCCCGGCCCGGGCTGCGCCGCGGTCCTCCGCCTACCCCTCGAGCCGCGCGACGGGAGAGCCACCGAATCAAGCAGATAGGCACGAAGGGCCGCGAATCGCGAGGTGTAGAATGGTTGCTCCATTCCGCCCCATGGGTTTCTTCAGGAGGTTCTCCACGGCCATGCTCACGCGCACATTCACCTTCCTCGTATGCCTCACCCTGGCTGCCCTGCCGGCGACCGCCGAAATCTCCCAACGCTATGTCGACTGGGCCGAAGGTCCGGCGCGCCACCTCTTCACCAAGGCCGACCGTCAGGCCTGGGAAGGTTTGGCCTCGGATCAACAGGCGGAGGACTTCATTCGCCTCTTCTGGGCCCAGCGCGACCCCACCCCGGACAGCGCCGAGAACGAATTCCAGCGCGAGTTCGAGCGCCGTTCCGCCTACGCCGACGAACGCTTCACCCATCTCGAGGACGAAGTCGAGGTTCGCGGCTCGGTGACCGACCGCGGTCGCGTCTTCCTGATGCTGGGACCGCCGCGACGCCTGCAGCAACCGGGCGCCAGCGGCTCCACCGGCGGCGGCACTTTGGGCGGTGACTCGGCCTTCGGCGGCGACGGCAACATCACTTCCGGAGGCGGCTCCGGCCGCTTCGGCCGCGGCGGCACCACCGACCGCTTCGGCGTCGCCTCCGAGGAAGTTTGGATCTACGAGAAGGAGAGCCTGCCGGAGGTGGTCACCAAGAAGCGCCTGCGGGTACGGTTCCGCACCAAGCCGGGAACCGAGGAAGTCAAGCTCCACCAGGGCGAAGAGGCTCTCGCCTTCGCCGCCGAAGCGGCGGAGCGGGCCATCAAGCGACCGCAGCTGGTCCTCGCCGACCTGGCGCCGGCCACCACCACCTCGGTGCTCGCCGTCGAGGGCGAATCCGAGTTCCGCTCCTGGGGAGCGTCGGCCCTGTCCGACGCAGCGGCCCTCGAAGACCTGCGCGCGGCGCTCTCGGCGGGCGAGGAGATGGCCCTCAAAGCACATCTCGACACCGGCGCCTTCCAGTCCAGCGAAGGCGAGTGGATCGTGCCGCTGCAGGTGTCGTCGGCCTCGCCTCCGGACGGCGCGGTGCTGATCGGCGAGTTGGTGGACGCCGACGGCGAGAGCCGGGTGTCCTTCGAGGTGCCAGGCGAGTGGAAGGACTCCAAGGGTCAGAAGCTGCTCAAGGCCACGGTGGTCGCGCCGCCGGGTCAGTACCAGCTACGCGCCGGCCTGCGCGGTAGCGGCGGCGATTTCTCGTGGTGCAGCGAGCAGGCCGTCGAGGTACCCAGCTCGCAGGACGAGCTGTGGATCTCGGAGCTCATCCTGTCGGACAACATCTTCCCCATGCGGGAGGCCCAGAACGTGCTCGAGCCCTATGCCTGGCAAGGCGTCGTGGTGGTGCCGAAGGGCGATCGTTCCTTCGCCCAGGGCGGCGTTCTCTGGTACTACCTGCACGCCTGTCAGCCGGCCCTAGACGACAACGGACAGCCCCGGCTGCGGCTGTCGGTCCAGCTCTCCGGCGCCTCCAGCTTCCGCGGTCCCGCCGCCGCCGACCCGGTGAAGGCCGGCGACAACTGCTGGGTGTTGGCCCAGGGGCTCGACCTGACGGCCGACCGCTTCGTCCCCGGCGACTACGAGCTCAAGGTCAACGTCCGCGACTCGGTGGCCAAGAAGACGCTGGTCTCGAGCACCGAGAGCTTCACCGTCGTCAATCCGTAGACAGCCGCACGACGTCCTGGCGCTCCGGCGCTGATCGAGGGGGTGCCACGGCACCCCCTTTGCCGATCTGGAGCGACCCCGTTGACAAAATAGTTGACCGGTCGTATATTAGATCCATGGGAAGGAAGAGCAACGCCCGACAACAGCTCCTCGAGAGCGCCACGCACCTCATGCAGGAGCGCGGCTACACCGCCGTCGGCGTCGGCGAGATCTGTCGCCGGGCGGGAGTCCAGAAGGGCAGCTTTTATTACTTCTTTCCCTCCAAACAGGCGCTGGCGTTGGCGGTTCTCGACCTGTTTTGGGAACGCATCGAGGACAACCTCGCCGAAACCCTCGGCGGATCCGCGGCACCGCTCGACAAGCTGGCGCGCTTCTGCGTCGCCGCCTACGGCAATCAGCGCCAGCAACAGCGCGAGCAGGGTCATTGCACGGGCTGCTTCATCGGCAACCTGGCGCTCGAAATGAGCACTCAGGACCCAGTGCTCCGCGACCACCTCGCGGAGATCCTCGAAAAGCAGGCGGAGGCGCTGGCGGAAGTGATCGCCGAGGCCCAACGTCGCGGTGAGCTGCCGGCGAACAACGATCCGCTGCGCGCGGCCCGTTCGCTGATGGCCTACCTCGAAGGCCTCATCCTGATCGCCAAAGTGCGCAACGAACCGAAGCTGCTCGACGGCGCCGAGCAGGAAGCGCTGCGTCTGCTGGGAGCCCAGACCGCCGCCTGAGCCCGAAGGTCGTCCGAGGACGGACGACGCAACCTCGACAACAGCAAATCCTTCCTCTACAACCAAACAAACCCAAAAGATAATAGACGTTCGGTCTACTACAACTCAGGAGAGTATGCCATGAAGCTCAATGACAAAGTCGCCGTGATCACGGGAGGCAACAGCGGTATCGGGCGCGCCTCGGCCCTCGACTTCCAGCGCGAGGGCGCCAAAGTCGTGGTGTTCGGCCGCAACCAGACGACCCTCGACGAAGTCGTCGCCGAGCTCGGCGAGAATGGCCTGGCGGTGCAGGGAGACGTCGCCTCGCTGGCCGATCTCGATCGCCTGTACGCCGCCACCGCCGAGCGCTTCGGCAAGATCGACGTGCTTTTCGTCAACGCCGGAATCGCCCCGCCGGCTCCCCTCGAGGAGACCACCGAAGAGCACTTCGACCGAGTTTCCGACATCAATTTCAAGGGGGCCTTCTTCACCATCCAAAAGGCCTTGCCCCACCTCGCCGAGGGCGCCTCGGTGATCATCACCGCTTCGATCGCCGCCTACAAGGGACTCGCCGGCATGTCCGTCTACGCGGCGACGAAGGCGGCGGTGCGCAGCCTCGCCCGCACCCTGTCGGTGGAGCTCCTTCCCCGCGGCGTGCGCGTCAACGTGCTCAGCCCGGGGCCGATCGAGACACCGATCTACGACCGCATGGGTCTGCCGGCGGAGGCCGTCCAGGAATTCGGCAAGCAGGTCCTCGACGCCACCCCGATGGGTCGTTGGGGAACCTCCGAGGAAATGGCCAAGGCGGCCCTCTTCCTGGCCTCCGACGACTCCTCCTACATGGCCGGCTCGGAGATCATCGCCGACGGCGGCTTCGCCACGCTGTAGCCGCTCCGCGGCCCAAGGAATCGGGGTACTCACCCTGCCAAGCCCCCGGGCTCCCGCCCGGGGGCTTTTTCGTGGCTACCGCTCTTCCCGGTCGTTTCCAAATCCCATGGCGGGTTCCCGCAGCGGACTGCGTATCCGACAGCGAGGGCGATCAGCGCCCTCGATCGCGACAACAATCCAGGCACTTTTTCGGTCCCGGGTCGGTCGTTGCCGACCCAGGATCGGTGTATCTATCGAGGAACCCGCGTCATGAAAAACCACTTCTCAGTCCATCGGCTGCTCTGGCTCCTGCTGGTCCTTCTCCTCGCCCCGGTCTCGGCCTCCGCCATCGAGGTCTGCGGCAACGGCATCTGCAATCCCACCGGCTTTCCGTCGGAGGACATCAACACCTGCCCCCAGGACTGCGGCGGCGACCCCAATCCGGGCTGCAACCAACACTTCTGCGACGACTGCGACCGCCCCAACGCGGCCACCGACCTCGACGCCGACGGCGTTCCCGACAGCCTCGAGTACGACATCGCCCACAAGTTCTTTCCCTCGGTCCACCTGCAGGGCCATTCGGAGGACCGCTCCGAAGCCTACCTCTACCGGAATCGCTCGATTCCCTACATGGTGAACCCGCTGCCGCCGCAGGGCCTCTGCAACGAGGTCAATGAGTGCCTCGAGGTGCGTTGGGGCATCGCCTTCAAGTACGACCACGGCGACACCTGGTTCGACATCGGCAACCACCGCGGCGACAGCGAGATGTACGCCGCCGTCGTCCAGCGCACCACCGACTGGCTCTTCGCCAAGTTCGACATCGACGACTGGCGCATGGTGCGCGACTTCACCGCCTCCCACTTCAAGGCCCTCGGCGACTCCAGCAAGATCGGGGTCTACGGCAACTGCCCGACCAGCTGCTCGGCCTTTCGCAACGACCCGGCGGCCTGCGACGCCAAGAGCTACTGCCAATCGAACGGCTACTGCTCCGGCTACCACGGCGGCTGCTACGGCCC from Acidobacteriota bacterium includes:
- a CDS encoding sigma-54 dependent transcriptional regulator, translating into MNTASPAARLLIADDQPDVREALCLLLKSEGFETETAASPEGVLEAVRTRDLDAALIDLNYARDTTSGKEGLQLLDRCRALDPTLPVLVMTAWPSVEVVVEAMRRGARDFVEKPWENARLLTIVRTQVELGRALRRGRLLEEENRRLRGDGAPTLIATSPAMAPVLELIERVGPSDASVLITGENGTGKGLVARALHAVSERSDQPMVTVNTGGLSDSLFESELFGHVRGAFTDARSDRVGRFELADGGTLFLDEIANISLPQQASLLRVLESGELERLGSSRTRRVDARIVAATNADLAAEVTAGRFRQDLLFRLRTVEIALPPLRHRREDIPALAQHFLERHRQRYRKPLEGFRPAALEALVAHPWPGNVRELDHAVERAVLMARQAKIENGDLGLAETSGQPDYQAMTLDEVEKALIRSALQRFDGNVARAARLLGLSRSALYRRLEKHQL
- a CDS encoding ATP-binding protein, which gives rise to MARSFDDRILISSLTVALPTLLAATVLLWLSPAPWWLRGLILAGLTLISVAAARAHRRRVTFPIYTLANVLEALREGDYSIRARRGEPTAALGDALGQALGEANLLATRLQEERRTALEATALLRRVMEEIEVAVFALDDDDRLRLANRAGERLLGRSLDQLAGASAHDIGLGPCLGADPLRPVAASFPGGEGRWEVRQRSFRQEGKPLRLLVISDLSRPLREEERQAWKRLIRVLGHELNNSLAPIKSMAGSLGTLLDRNPRPSDWQTDMRRGLDRIEARAESLSRFMSAYARLARLPPPNLEEIDLGQRVRRLASLEGRRQITVSAGPEVRLRADGAQLEQALLNLLANAVEAAETTGGAVTIGWQRAGDWAEVVVEDEGPGLSNPENLFVPFYTTKPEGSGIGLVLSRQIAEGHGGSLTLSDRHPGPGCAAVLRLPLEPRDGRATESSR
- a CDS encoding GWxTD domain-containing protein yields the protein MLTRTFTFLVCLTLAALPATAEISQRYVDWAEGPARHLFTKADRQAWEGLASDQQAEDFIRLFWAQRDPTPDSAENEFQREFERRSAYADERFTHLEDEVEVRGSVTDRGRVFLMLGPPRRLQQPGASGSTGGGTLGGDSAFGGDGNITSGGGSGRFGRGGTTDRFGVASEEVWIYEKESLPEVVTKKRLRVRFRTKPGTEEVKLHQGEEALAFAAEAAERAIKRPQLVLADLAPATTTSVLAVEGESEFRSWGASALSDAAALEDLRAALSAGEEMALKAHLDTGAFQSSEGEWIVPLQVSSASPPDGAVLIGELVDADGESRVSFEVPGEWKDSKGQKLLKATVVAPPGQYQLRAGLRGSGGDFSWCSEQAVEVPSSQDELWISELILSDNIFPMREAQNVLEPYAWQGVVVVPKGDRSFAQGGVLWYYLHACQPALDDNGQPRLRLSVQLSGASSFRGPAAADPVKAGDNCWVLAQGLDLTADRFVPGDYELKVNVRDSVAKKTLVSSTESFTVVNP
- a CDS encoding TetR/AcrR family transcriptional regulator produces the protein MGRKSNARQQLLESATHLMQERGYTAVGVGEICRRAGVQKGSFYYFFPSKQALALAVLDLFWERIEDNLAETLGGSAAPLDKLARFCVAAYGNQRQQQREQGHCTGCFIGNLALEMSTQDPVLRDHLAEILEKQAEALAEVIAEAQRRGELPANNDPLRAARSLMAYLEGLILIAKVRNEPKLLDGAEQEALRLLGAQTAA
- a CDS encoding SDR family oxidoreductase, coding for MKLNDKVAVITGGNSGIGRASALDFQREGAKVVVFGRNQTTLDEVVAELGENGLAVQGDVASLADLDRLYAATAERFGKIDVLFVNAGIAPPAPLEETTEEHFDRVSDINFKGAFFTIQKALPHLAEGASVIITASIAAYKGLAGMSVYAATKAAVRSLARTLSVELLPRGVRVNVLSPGPIETPIYDRMGLPAEAVQEFGKQVLDATPMGRWGTSEEMAKAALFLASDDSSYMAGSEIIADGGFATL